The following coding sequences lie in one Jonesia denitrificans DSM 20603 genomic window:
- a CDS encoding YitT family protein, producing MPAPPPSTAPSLTPARHKHTVIEDIFGLVAGVVVTSFALFLLRSTGAVTGGIAGLALAVEYWSGVSVSLLVVVLNVPFFAVALWQKGVRFTVRTLLAVGGLAVTTQFIGHVFTIDSINPVFGTLTGNLLAGLGMLMLFRHQASLGGVSITGLIIQERTGFKAGYTQLIFDACVVAISFVTLAPSMVALSILGAAVLNVVIVLNHRPDRYLGY from the coding sequence ATGCCTGCACCACCACCATCCACCGCACCATCGCTCACCCCTGCCCGGCACAAGCACACGGTCATTGAGGACATTTTTGGGCTTGTCGCAGGCGTTGTGGTGACAAGCTTTGCGCTGTTTTTGTTGCGCTCCACGGGTGCGGTCACTGGCGGGATCGCCGGGTTGGCGCTCGCGGTGGAGTACTGGAGCGGTGTTTCAGTGTCGTTGCTGGTTGTCGTGTTGAATGTGCCGTTTTTTGCGGTGGCGCTGTGGCAGAAGGGCGTGCGGTTTACGGTGCGCACGTTGCTTGCTGTGGGTGGGCTAGCGGTGACGACCCAGTTCATTGGTCACGTGTTCACGATTGATTCGATCAACCCTGTGTTTGGTACGTTGACGGGAAATTTGCTTGCTGGGTTGGGGATGCTTATGTTGTTTCGCCACCAGGCGAGTTTGGGCGGGGTGTCTATTACGGGGTTGATCATCCAGGAGCGCACCGGGTTTAAGGCTGGGTATACGCAGCTGATTTTCGATGCGTGTGTTGTGGCGATCTCGTTTGTCACGTTGGCGCCGTCGATGGTGGCGTTGTCGATCCTTGGGGCGGCGGTGTTGAACGTGGTTATCGTGTTGAATCACCGCCCTGATAGGTACTTGGGTTATTAG